In Stieleria sp. JC731, a genomic segment contains:
- a CDS encoding c-type cytochrome domain-containing protein — MRRNHWVFSHPFVFTLSIAFIAFAQARNASADDQIDYAKEVHPIFEAYCIGCHSKDDSEGGLALDSFEKLVDGGETGTAITPGVPTSSRLFLMMTGKLTPTMPPDDAEGPNEAELAIIEKWIEQGATGPSGDMPIKKELRTPKIEPTGNTPLPITAIASASEHQQYAVARYQNITVHQGSETTAKITDAELGKVNALSFSRDGTRLLVASGLTGAYGRAAIYDTTNGQLLREFVGHKDTLYAAKFSPDESSIATAGYDQKISIWDTKTGKVIRILEGHNGAIFDLAYSPDGKVLVSACADETVKVWNVEQGVRLDTLGQPEGEVYAVSITQDGRHIVAGSADNRIRVWQLRSVDKPQINPIIATRFVDETPIVNLAITPDNLSLVVLAESGNVKVLTTSDWQPTETLEQLDSMGTGLFCSADSRTVTIGMMNGKLATRELRPTDNEVVKKAVDQGDEAIYLDLPESRQHQEAELRQTQKERLAREVSGIVDVGRGVQILGTISEPDEKDVYRWPCHRGEIWAIDADAIENSRLDPIVTILDAANRPVQRIRLQAERDSYFTFRGKDSEQSGDFRVFNWQEMKLGQFFYAAGEVSRLMIHPRGPDSGFIVYPGKGQRWTYFGTSGRTHALGEPAYVVRPLGPDEEPLANGLPVFEIAYENDDDPMRQAGKNSRLLFKAPADGLYSVRLSDTRHEGGEDYQYRLSLRAAAPSFKAKTQQIQKPLKPATGREFTVDVERLDGFDGPINIEIEGLPERLYSNLPLTIEAGLQSATGLIWATPGETGWESTIEPTLTAWAMINGKRVERRIGSVGQLKFDSTVAQVVPSIVPADQSGSEIGPHESWTLDVSPGQTVSALVRIDRKDGFDKEVSFGKEFSGRNAAQGVYVDNIGLNGLLILADSSEREFFITADETALPGQRTFFLTAEVEGGLSTFPITINVR, encoded by the coding sequence ATGCGACGAAATCATTGGGTATTCAGCCATCCTTTTGTGTTCACTTTGTCGATCGCCTTCATTGCATTTGCACAAGCACGCAATGCCAGCGCCGATGACCAAATTGATTACGCCAAAGAAGTCCACCCCATCTTTGAAGCGTACTGCATCGGCTGCCATTCGAAAGACGACTCCGAAGGCGGCTTGGCCTTGGACTCTTTCGAAAAGCTTGTCGACGGTGGCGAGACCGGTACCGCGATCACACCGGGTGTCCCCACCAGCAGTCGCCTTTTCTTGATGATGACCGGCAAGCTCACCCCCACAATGCCGCCGGACGATGCCGAAGGCCCCAACGAAGCCGAACTGGCGATCATTGAAAAGTGGATCGAACAGGGAGCCACCGGCCCAAGCGGCGACATGCCGATCAAGAAAGAACTACGCACCCCAAAAATTGAACCGACCGGCAACACGCCTCTTCCCATTACTGCAATCGCTTCGGCAAGTGAACATCAACAATATGCGGTCGCAAGATATCAAAACATCACCGTTCACCAAGGATCAGAAACGACAGCCAAGATCACCGACGCCGAACTTGGCAAAGTCAACGCGTTGTCTTTTTCACGTGACGGCACTCGCCTGCTTGTTGCCAGTGGTCTGACCGGCGCCTACGGTCGCGCTGCGATCTACGACACCACCAACGGACAATTGCTCCGCGAATTTGTCGGACATAAGGACACGCTGTATGCGGCCAAGTTTTCACCGGATGAATCATCGATCGCGACCGCTGGCTATGACCAAAAGATTTCGATCTGGGACACCAAAACCGGAAAAGTGATTCGAATCCTGGAAGGCCACAACGGAGCCATTTTCGACTTGGCATATTCTCCCGACGGCAAAGTGCTTGTCAGCGCATGCGCCGATGAAACGGTCAAGGTTTGGAATGTTGAGCAAGGCGTCCGACTTGACACACTTGGCCAACCCGAAGGTGAAGTCTACGCCGTCTCGATTACCCAGGACGGTCGCCACATTGTTGCTGGCAGTGCGGACAATCGGATTCGCGTCTGGCAACTCCGATCGGTCGACAAGCCTCAGATCAATCCGATCATCGCGACGCGCTTCGTCGATGAAACTCCCATCGTGAATCTTGCCATTACGCCAGACAATCTTTCTTTGGTGGTTCTTGCAGAATCGGGAAATGTCAAAGTCCTGACTACAAGTGATTGGCAACCCACCGAAACCCTTGAACAGCTCGATTCAATGGGGACGGGGTTGTTCTGCAGCGCTGACTCGCGCACGGTCACCATTGGGATGATGAACGGCAAATTGGCAACCCGCGAACTGCGGCCGACCGATAACGAGGTCGTAAAGAAAGCAGTCGATCAAGGTGACGAAGCGATCTACCTTGACCTTCCGGAATCACGGCAACATCAGGAAGCAGAACTTCGTCAGACTCAAAAGGAGCGTCTCGCCAGAGAAGTATCTGGCATCGTTGATGTCGGTAGAGGTGTTCAAATTCTGGGCACGATCAGCGAACCTGACGAAAAAGACGTCTATCGCTGGCCTTGCCATCGTGGCGAAATCTGGGCGATTGATGCCGATGCGATCGAAAACAGCAGACTCGATCCGATCGTGACAATCCTTGATGCAGCAAACCGACCGGTTCAGCGCATCCGCCTACAAGCAGAACGTGATTCGTACTTCACCTTCCGTGGCAAAGACAGCGAACAGAGCGGCGACTTCCGCGTGTTCAATTGGCAAGAAATGAAGCTTGGGCAGTTCTTCTATGCCGCTGGTGAAGTTTCGCGATTGATGATCCATCCACGAGGCCCCGATTCAGGGTTCATCGTCTATCCAGGCAAAGGTCAACGCTGGACTTACTTCGGCACCAGCGGACGGACACACGCTTTAGGCGAACCCGCCTACGTTGTTCGTCCGCTTGGCCCAGACGAAGAACCTCTTGCCAATGGGCTTCCGGTCTTTGAAATCGCCTACGAAAACGACGACGATCCGATGCGTCAGGCAGGTAAGAACAGCCGCCTATTGTTTAAAGCCCCTGCGGATGGTCTGTATTCAGTTCGCCTCTCAGACACCCGGCACGAAGGTGGCGAAGACTATCAATACCGACTGTCGCTCCGCGCCGCTGCCCCATCCTTTAAAGCGAAGACACAGCAGATTCAGAAGCCACTCAAACCTGCGACCGGTCGCGAATTCACTGTCGACGTAGAACGCCTTGATGGCTTTGACGGACCGATCAATATTGAAATCGAAGGCCTTCCCGAGCGGCTTTACAGCAACCTTCCGCTAACCATCGAAGCCGGCCTGCAAAGTGCCACCGGACTCATCTGGGCAACCCCAGGTGAAACCGGCTGGGAATCCACGATCGAACCGACACTGACCGCTTGGGCGATGATCAATGGCAAACGGGTCGAACGCCGCATTGGCAGCGTCGGCCAGTTGAAGTTCGATTCCACTGTCGCCCAGGTAGTCCCTTCCATCGTTCCGGCTGATCAGTCTGGCTCAGAAATCGGCCCTCACGAAAGCTGGACATTAGATGTCTCACCAGGGCAGACCGTCTCTGCACTCGTTCGCATCGATCGCAAAGATGGCTTCGACAAAGAAGTCTCATTCGGCAAAGAGTTTTCCGGACGCAACGCCGCACAAGGTGTCTATGTTGACAACATTGGTCTAAACGGATTACTGATCCTCGCCGACTCATCCGAACGAGAGTTCTTTATCACAGCTGACGAAACCGCGTTGCCTGGCCAACGGACGTTCTTTCTTACTGCCGAAGTCGAGGGTGGCTTATCGACGTTCCCGATCACCATTAACGTTCGGTAG
- a CDS encoding SIMPL domain-containing protein: MSFSNVFSQARRSLAAIAMLAIIGGFTVAQADDDDRVPSITVSGTGEMTADPDLAYVTVGVVTEGATAKEAVDANNTAMKELRAQLDKLDIAERDRQTSQFSVSPIYQQRQRPQPGRVITPENNEPQIVSYRVTNDVRIRVRQISRVGEILDAVVQSGSNRINGISFSVDNDEHFMNEARVKAVKSARAKAELLCDAAGTKLGKVLEIREAGSGGGSPRPEMMMAAVRSVPISPGEQTISASVTMTFEIVSE; this comes from the coding sequence ATGTCCTTTTCAAACGTCTTTTCACAGGCTCGCCGTTCTTTGGCGGCAATCGCAATGCTGGCGATTATCGGCGGATTCACCGTCGCACAGGCTGACGATGATGACCGAGTCCCCAGCATCACTGTCAGCGGAACCGGAGAAATGACCGCGGATCCGGATCTGGCCTATGTGACCGTCGGCGTGGTTACCGAAGGTGCGACCGCGAAGGAGGCCGTCGACGCAAACAACACAGCGATGAAAGAGCTGCGTGCCCAACTGGACAAACTGGATATCGCCGAGCGCGATCGTCAAACCAGCCAATTCAGTGTCTCGCCGATCTATCAGCAGCGTCAACGTCCACAGCCAGGTCGTGTCATCACGCCTGAGAACAACGAACCGCAAATTGTCAGTTATCGCGTGACAAACGATGTCCGAATTCGGGTGCGTCAGATTTCACGGGTCGGTGAAATCTTGGATGCGGTGGTGCAGAGCGGAAGCAATCGAATCAACGGGATCTCGTTTTCAGTCGACAATGACGAGCATTTTATGAACGAGGCACGTGTGAAGGCTGTTAAGTCTGCTCGTGCCAAAGCCGAGCTGCTTTGCGACGCCGCAGGCACCAAGCTTGGCAAGGTTCTTGAGATCCGCGAAGCCGGAAGTGGTGGCGGGTCGCCACGCCCCGAAATGATGATGGCCGCCGTTCGCTCTGTCCCTATTTCGCCAGGCGAGCAAACCATTTCCGCTAGCGTGACGATGACATTTGAGATCGTTAGCGAATAA
- a CDS encoding PVC-type heme-binding CxxCH protein: protein MTLPNLPRHSSSLLTIAKRYRLALTLFSGTLIAGLTTPIANVSAVDLGSVKPLTPEVAEASDEPAEAMAAIRLRDGWKVDLWAAEPLLANVVAFDIDRKGHIYVCETFRQNRGVTDNRGHDHTWLLADLAAKTVQDRIDYHKKLLGDGAITYALHDDRIRRLTDTDGDGKADQSVIVADGFNHLEEGTGAGVLAIGNDVYYTCIPKLWKLVDQNNDGKADERVVLSDGYGVRVAFRGHDMHGLIRGYDGRLYFSIGDRGYHLRNAEGEMLSDPASGAVFRCELDGSGLEVFARGLRNPQEIAFNDQGDWFTVDNNSDSGDQARIVHLLQDGDTGWRMYYQYLPDRGPFNREKIWHPQNDEQPAAIVPPVENFTDGPSGLAYYPGTGFGDSLDDTFLICDFRGGPSNSGIRTFKLEPNGATYKLGENEQPVWTCLATDLAFGNDGALYVSDWVNGWDGLGKGRMYRISDQEHSQDAIVAEVRDILSSDLTKAETDSLTSWLGHPDRRVRLESQWELAARRDVNSLAKVASHGDDSTARLHAVWGLGEIARKDPSSELAKTALVDLLSDKEPTIRFAALNICGEEQWKEASEVAQQLVNDSDARVRYAAIDALGRIKVSGAITAVIDRIAGADKKDAAMRHATAMYLSRAANAMQLKSLAKHASVEVRRQAVVALRRQGSGEVAEFLSDKDQQVVLEAARAIHDKPIEVAMPALAKLINGKLTDEAIIWRVINANFRLGTQANAAALAAFATRTDVPPKMRIEALDMLAKWAKPDPLDRVIGDYRPIAERDAKVAQAALSPHIDLLLAAPEKIRLKAIDTASELGIAKIAEVLEKQVNDPNRSADSRSKLLVALARLQPSVAVRIAQRIPVEQARGELGIAKLSVLADRASAESLDVFVAAAQSSDINVQQKAWDILAKLQDPKAKQTIESAIAKYVDGQLDPRVQLNVVEAAQGKLDGDLKTKFDDHRQQVAKDDPLAPWLDSLAGGDVESGKNLFFGKTELSCVRCHKVDRAGGQVGPNLTVIGKDRDPRYLLESICIPDAKIAKGFETAVIIDIDGRVHSGIVKLENDDIVELMLADGTQETIAQDDIEVRKKGKSSMPADLVKQMSARELRDLVAYLSSLKVDPRGADDVE, encoded by the coding sequence ATGACACTTCCGAACCTGCCCCGCCATTCCAGTTCACTTTTGACGATCGCCAAACGCTATCGGCTCGCCTTGACCCTGTTTTCGGGAACCCTGATTGCCGGACTCACCACGCCTATCGCGAATGTATCCGCCGTCGATTTGGGATCCGTCAAGCCACTGACGCCCGAGGTTGCCGAGGCCTCGGATGAGCCAGCCGAAGCGATGGCTGCGATTCGACTGCGTGACGGATGGAAAGTCGACTTGTGGGCAGCCGAACCGCTGTTGGCAAACGTCGTCGCCTTTGACATCGATCGAAAAGGCCACATCTATGTTTGCGAGACATTTCGACAGAACCGCGGTGTGACCGACAATCGCGGACATGACCACACCTGGTTGCTCGCGGACCTTGCGGCGAAAACGGTTCAGGATCGAATCGACTACCACAAAAAGCTGCTGGGCGATGGAGCCATTACCTACGCTCTGCATGACGACCGGATTCGCCGACTGACCGATACCGATGGTGACGGCAAGGCAGATCAAAGTGTGATCGTTGCTGACGGTTTCAATCACCTAGAAGAAGGCACCGGCGCGGGCGTGCTCGCGATCGGAAACGATGTTTACTACACCTGTATTCCGAAGCTTTGGAAACTGGTGGATCAAAATAATGACGGAAAGGCTGACGAGCGAGTCGTCCTGAGCGACGGTTATGGCGTTCGAGTCGCTTTTCGTGGTCACGACATGCACGGACTGATTCGTGGCTACGACGGACGTTTGTATTTTTCAATTGGTGACCGAGGCTATCACCTTCGCAATGCCGAAGGCGAAATGCTTTCCGATCCCGCCAGCGGTGCCGTTTTTCGCTGTGAACTGGACGGCAGTGGACTGGAGGTCTTCGCGCGAGGCCTACGAAACCCGCAAGAGATCGCCTTCAACGATCAAGGCGATTGGTTCACCGTAGACAACAATAGCGACAGCGGTGACCAAGCTCGCATCGTCCATCTGCTGCAAGACGGTGATACCGGTTGGCGGATGTACTATCAGTACTTGCCGGACCGTGGGCCGTTTAACCGCGAAAAAATCTGGCATCCACAAAACGATGAGCAGCCCGCAGCGATCGTGCCACCGGTGGAGAACTTCACCGATGGCCCCAGCGGATTGGCGTACTATCCCGGGACCGGATTCGGCGATTCACTCGATGACACGTTTCTGATTTGTGATTTTCGCGGCGGTCCCAGTAACAGTGGCATTCGCACGTTCAAGCTGGAACCCAACGGGGCGACGTACAAACTTGGCGAGAATGAACAGCCGGTTTGGACTTGCCTTGCGACGGACCTAGCATTCGGAAATGACGGTGCGTTGTATGTCAGTGATTGGGTCAACGGATGGGATGGTTTGGGCAAAGGTCGGATGTATCGAATCAGCGACCAAGAGCATAGCCAAGACGCGATTGTTGCTGAGGTCCGTGATATCCTGTCGAGCGACCTAACGAAGGCAGAAACCGATAGCTTGACCTCTTGGCTCGGGCATCCCGATCGACGCGTTCGCTTGGAGAGCCAGTGGGAACTTGCTGCCCGACGAGATGTCAATTCGCTCGCCAAAGTTGCCAGTCATGGGGATGATTCGACTGCGCGACTGCACGCGGTTTGGGGCTTAGGCGAAATCGCTCGCAAAGATCCCAGCAGTGAGCTTGCGAAAACAGCGTTGGTTGATCTGCTGAGCGACAAAGAGCCAACGATTCGCTTTGCGGCATTGAATATCTGTGGTGAAGAACAATGGAAGGAAGCTTCCGAAGTCGCACAGCAGTTGGTCAATGATTCCGATGCACGAGTTCGCTATGCAGCCATCGATGCACTCGGACGTATCAAAGTTTCTGGCGCCATCACGGCGGTTATTGATCGGATCGCCGGCGCCGACAAGAAGGATGCCGCGATGCGCCATGCGACGGCAATGTATCTGTCGCGAGCTGCCAACGCGATGCAATTGAAATCACTTGCCAAACATGCTTCGGTCGAAGTTCGTCGCCAAGCCGTTGTGGCTTTGCGACGTCAAGGCAGTGGTGAAGTCGCCGAATTCTTAAGCGATAAAGACCAGCAAGTCGTCTTGGAAGCCGCCAGGGCGATTCATGATAAACCGATTGAAGTCGCGATGCCTGCGTTGGCAAAGTTAATCAACGGCAAGTTGACCGATGAAGCCATCATTTGGCGTGTGATCAATGCGAATTTTCGACTCGGAACACAGGCCAACGCTGCCGCTCTGGCCGCCTTCGCTACGCGGACCGATGTGCCACCCAAGATGCGAATCGAAGCCTTGGACATGTTGGCCAAATGGGCTAAGCCCGATCCACTGGATCGTGTCATCGGGGATTATCGACCGATTGCCGAGCGTGATGCAAAGGTTGCTCAGGCCGCCTTGTCACCGCATATCGACCTATTGCTTGCGGCCCCCGAAAAGATCCGCCTGAAAGCGATCGATACGGCTTCGGAACTGGGGATCGCCAAGATCGCCGAAGTCTTAGAGAAGCAAGTTAACGATCCGAACCGATCCGCAGATTCACGTTCGAAGTTGCTAGTCGCTTTGGCTCGGCTGCAACCGTCGGTGGCGGTCCGGATTGCTCAACGGATTCCCGTCGAGCAAGCTCGCGGTGAATTGGGTATCGCCAAATTGTCGGTTTTGGCTGATCGCGCGTCGGCCGAATCGCTCGACGTCTTTGTTGCTGCGGCACAAAGCTCGGACATCAATGTCCAGCAGAAAGCTTGGGACATTCTGGCAAAGCTTCAGGATCCCAAAGCGAAGCAGACGATCGAATCTGCCATTGCTAAATACGTTGATGGTCAACTGGATCCGCGGGTTCAGCTGAACGTGGTCGAAGCCGCCCAAGGCAAATTGGATGGTGACCTGAAGACCAAATTTGATGACCATCGACAGCAGGTAGCTAAGGACGATCCGCTAGCTCCCTGGTTGGATTCGTTGGCCGGCGGTGATGTCGAAAGCGGTAAAAACTTGTTCTTTGGCAAGACCGAGTTGTCTTGTGTTCGGTGTCACAAAGTTGATCGAGCTGGCGGCCAGGTCGGACCAAACTTGACGGTCATCGGCAAGGATCGTGACCCACGTTATTTGCTGGAATCGATCTGTATCCCCGACGCGAAGATTGCCAAAGGATTCGAGACCGCTGTCATCATCGACATTGACGGACGTGTTCACAGCGGCATCGTGAAGCTGGAAAACGATGACATTGTCGAGCTGATGTTGGCCGATGGGACACAAGAAACCATCGCTCAGGATGACATCGAAGTCCGCAAGAAAGGAAAGTCATCTATGCCGGCCGACTTGGTCAAGCAAATGTCTGCTCGAGAATTACGTGACTTGGTCGCCTATCTCTCCAGTCTGAAAGTTGACCCGCGCGGCGCAGACGACGTCGAATAG